A region of Culicoides brevitarsis isolate CSIRO-B50_1 chromosome 1, AGI_CSIRO_Cbre_v1, whole genome shotgun sequence DNA encodes the following proteins:
- the LOC134837156 gene encoding uncharacterized protein LOC134837156, which produces MSSSSDSDSDENTKMLMASIDTSFLSENFYKESDGKDKNEQTRGEKPELPKSNRYIENNEEVLWKSDINITESMKKYCGQKFSEMVSKMVEFVDVEENVAKKSKKRKNEGGVRLLKGAPIIDLNKDSLPDLPEMLNKPLDVKRRQIEKDSLSETDKIKEATISSDVILSEKTTKHFKNRQKPKVYEYKTKKGVSYLKEPDNEFTALRKKNNWSESKIKETHEKIKKS; this is translated from the exons ATGTCTTCCTCAAGCGATTCTGATTCAGATGAGaatacaaaaatgttgatggCATCCATTGACACGAgctttttatctgaaaatttcTACAAAGAATCCGATGGTAAagataaaaatgaacaaactcGTGGAGAAAAACCGGAACTTCCAAAATCAAACCGCTACATCGAGAATAACGAGGAAGTTCTTTGGAAAAGTGACATAAATATAACAGaatccatgaaaaaatattgt ggaCAAAAATTCAGTGAAATGGTCTCCAAAATGGTCGAGTTCGTTGATGTCGAAGAAAATGTcgcgaaaaaatcgaaaaaacgtaaaaatgaaGGAGGAGTTCGTTTGTTGAAAGGAGCTCCAATAATCGATTTAAACAAAGATTCGTTGCCTGATTTGCCGGAAATGCTAAATAAACCCTTGGACGTTAAAAGACgacaaattgaaaaagattCTTTAAGTGAAAcggataaaattaaagaagccACAATTTCTTCAGATGTAATTTTGTCCGAAAAAACtacgaaacattttaaaaatcgtcAAAAGCCAAAAGTTTATGAGTACAAAACAAAGAAAGGAGTGTCTTATTTGAAGGAACCTGATAACGAATTTACTGCTTTGCGCAAGAAAAATAACTGGAGTGAATCGAAAATCAAAGAAacgcatgaaaaaataaaaaaaagttaa
- the LOC134834122 gene encoding apoptosis-inducing factor 3 isoform X2 encodes MFRKLLVTPFQRGFSRKFQTMGSINCKKSSTIDHETETNKMPASTQQEPNNDFVEGVVCKETDLNENEMKTFELGDHGKVLVVKQHGQFKAVGTKCSHYGAPLVTGSLGDGRVRCPWHGACFNLTTGDIEDFPGADSLPCYQVNVEKNGDVKVRARKTELETNKRVKKLALRDNNDERTFVIVGAGPSGAICAETLRQEGFTGRVVLVGDEPYLPYDRIKVTKAMNVTVDKLLIRDQTYYDTNSIETMIGVKATELVPSTKEVVLSNGYRIKYDKVFVATGSSARKIDIPGADLKNVCVARNVDDAAFIQSQLNKDKHVVVLGVSFIGLEAAAYCVDKVASVTVIGRDNVPLKPVFGATIGGRIQKFLESKGIVFKMNNGLKKCISDDAGNLNSVELNDGEILKADLCVMGVGSTLNTEFLKNSGININKNGSIDVNEYLQTNFEDVFAGGDIANAPVFSSNNEKVTIGHYGLAQYHGRMAAFNMVGKTKALKAVPFFWTTLFGVSFRYSGHGKAVDSMIVGDLEKMDYTAYFFDNNDKVIAISSCGPTPGPIVASWAEFTTQGKTIYRKDLESDANAWLKQINN; translated from the exons ATGTTCAGAAAATTACTTGTCACTCCCTTTCAAAGAggattttcacgaaaatttca aACGATGGGCTccataaattgtaaaaaatcttcaacaaTTGATCATGAAAcag AAACGAACAAAATGCCTGCTTCAACACAACAAGAGCCTAACAATGATTTTGTCGAAGGCGTCGTTTGCAAAGAAACGGATCTAAACGAAAATGAGATGAAAACTTTCGAATTGGGCGATCACGGCAAAGTCTTAGTCGTCAAGCAACACGGACAATTCAAAGCTGTCGGCACAAAATGCAGTCATTACGGCGCTCCTCTCGTCACCGGATCCCTTGGCGATGGTCGAGTTCGTTGCCCCTGGCATGGCGCTTGCTTCAATTTAACCACAGGCGACATTGAAGATTTCCCAGGCGCCGATTCGCTTCCTTGTTACCAAGTtaatgtcgaaaaaaatggCGACGTGAAGGTCCGTGCTCGCAAAACTGAGttggaaacaaacaaaagggtCAAAAAATTAGCGTTGCgcgacaacaacgacgaacGAACATTTGTAATTGTGGGCGCTGGACCATCCGGGGCTATTTGCGCCGAGACATTACGTCAAGAGGGATTCACCGGAAGAGTTGTTTTGGTCGGCGACGAGCCTTATTTGCCTTATGATCGGATAAAAGTGACAAAAGCAATGAATGTGACAGTCGATAAACTGCTGATTCGCGATCAAACGTACTACGACACGAACTCGATCGAGACAATGATCGGCGTAAAGGCCACAGAATTGGTCCCAAGCACAAAAGAAGTCGTTTTGAGTAACGGATATCGCATCAAGTATGACAAAGTGTTTGTCGCAACGGGATCTTCAGCGCGAAAAATCGACATTCCGGGGGcagatttgaaaaatgtttgtgtgGCACGCAACGTTGACGACGCCGCCTTCATCCAAAGTCAACTGAACAAAGATAAGCATGTGGTTGTCTTGGGTGTGAGTTTTATCGGGTTAGAAGCAGCCGCATATTGCGTTGATAAAGTTGCCTCGGTAACCGTAATTGGTCGCGATAATGTCCCATTGAAACCCGTTTTTGGCGCGACAATCGGCGGTCGCATCCAAAAATTCCTCGAAAGTAAAGGAATTGTCTTCAAAATGAACAACGGcttgaaaaaatgcatttccgaCGATGCGGGCAACTTAAACTCCGTCGAACTGAATGAtggcgaaattttaaaagcggATTTGTGCGTTATGGGAGTCGGATCGACTTTAAATacggaatttttgaaaaactctggaattaatatcaacaaaaatggCAGTATTGATGTCAATGAGTACCTTCAAACGAATTTCGAGGATGTTTTTGCTGGAGGTGATATCGCCAATGCTCCTGTTTTTTCGAGTAACAATGAAAAAGTCACGATCGGGCATTATGGACTCGCGCAGTATCATGGAAGGATGGCAGCTTTTAATATGGTTGGAAAGACAAAAGCACTGAAAGCTGTTCCGTTCTTTTGGACGACGTTGTTTGGTGTGAGTTTCAGATATTCCGGGCATGGAAAAGCTGTGGATTCAATGATTGTTGGAGATCTCGAGAAAATGGATTATACGGCGTATTTCTTTGATAACAATGATAAAGTTATTGCCATTAGCAGTTGTGGACCGACGCCAG GTCCCATTGTTGCAAGTTGGGCAGAATTCACTACACaaggaaaaacaatttatCGCAAAGACTTGGAATCAGATGCAAATGCGTGGCTTAAACAAATCAATAACTAa
- the LOC134834122 gene encoding apoptosis-inducing factor 3 isoform X3, with product MGSINCKKSSTIDHETETNKMPASTQQEPNNDFVEGVVCKETDLNENEMKTFELGDHGKVLVVKQHGQFKAVGTKCSHYGAPLVTGSLGDGRVRCPWHGACFNLTTGDIEDFPGADSLPCYQVNVEKNGDVKVRARKTELETNKRVKKLALRDNNDERTFVIVGAGPSGAICAETLRQEGFTGRVVLVGDEPYLPYDRIKVTKAMNVTVDKLLIRDQTYYDTNSIETMIGVKATELVPSTKEVVLSNGYRIKYDKVFVATGSSARKIDIPGADLKNVCVARNVDDAAFIQSQLNKDKHVVVLGVSFIGLEAAAYCVDKVASVTVIGRDNVPLKPVFGATIGGRIQKFLESKGIVFKMNNGLKKCISDDAGNLNSVELNDGEILKADLCVMGVGSTLNTEFLKNSGININKNGSIDVNEYLQTNFEDVFAGGDIANAPVFSSNNEKVTIGHYGLAQYHGRMAAFNMVGKTKALKAVPFFWTTLFGVSFRYSGHGKAVDSMIVGDLEKMDYTAYFFDNNDKVIAISSCGPTPGPIVASWAEFTTQGKTIYRKDLESDANAWLKQINN from the exons ATGGGCTccataaattgtaaaaaatcttcaacaaTTGATCATGAAAcag AAACGAACAAAATGCCTGCTTCAACACAACAAGAGCCTAACAATGATTTTGTCGAAGGCGTCGTTTGCAAAGAAACGGATCTAAACGAAAATGAGATGAAAACTTTCGAATTGGGCGATCACGGCAAAGTCTTAGTCGTCAAGCAACACGGACAATTCAAAGCTGTCGGCACAAAATGCAGTCATTACGGCGCTCCTCTCGTCACCGGATCCCTTGGCGATGGTCGAGTTCGTTGCCCCTGGCATGGCGCTTGCTTCAATTTAACCACAGGCGACATTGAAGATTTCCCAGGCGCCGATTCGCTTCCTTGTTACCAAGTtaatgtcgaaaaaaatggCGACGTGAAGGTCCGTGCTCGCAAAACTGAGttggaaacaaacaaaagggtCAAAAAATTAGCGTTGCgcgacaacaacgacgaacGAACATTTGTAATTGTGGGCGCTGGACCATCCGGGGCTATTTGCGCCGAGACATTACGTCAAGAGGGATTCACCGGAAGAGTTGTTTTGGTCGGCGACGAGCCTTATTTGCCTTATGATCGGATAAAAGTGACAAAAGCAATGAATGTGACAGTCGATAAACTGCTGATTCGCGATCAAACGTACTACGACACGAACTCGATCGAGACAATGATCGGCGTAAAGGCCACAGAATTGGTCCCAAGCACAAAAGAAGTCGTTTTGAGTAACGGATATCGCATCAAGTATGACAAAGTGTTTGTCGCAACGGGATCTTCAGCGCGAAAAATCGACATTCCGGGGGcagatttgaaaaatgtttgtgtgGCACGCAACGTTGACGACGCCGCCTTCATCCAAAGTCAACTGAACAAAGATAAGCATGTGGTTGTCTTGGGTGTGAGTTTTATCGGGTTAGAAGCAGCCGCATATTGCGTTGATAAAGTTGCCTCGGTAACCGTAATTGGTCGCGATAATGTCCCATTGAAACCCGTTTTTGGCGCGACAATCGGCGGTCGCATCCAAAAATTCCTCGAAAGTAAAGGAATTGTCTTCAAAATGAACAACGGcttgaaaaaatgcatttccgaCGATGCGGGCAACTTAAACTCCGTCGAACTGAATGAtggcgaaattttaaaagcggATTTGTGCGTTATGGGAGTCGGATCGACTTTAAATacggaatttttgaaaaactctggaattaatatcaacaaaaatggCAGTATTGATGTCAATGAGTACCTTCAAACGAATTTCGAGGATGTTTTTGCTGGAGGTGATATCGCCAATGCTCCTGTTTTTTCGAGTAACAATGAAAAAGTCACGATCGGGCATTATGGACTCGCGCAGTATCATGGAAGGATGGCAGCTTTTAATATGGTTGGAAAGACAAAAGCACTGAAAGCTGTTCCGTTCTTTTGGACGACGTTGTTTGGTGTGAGTTTCAGATATTCCGGGCATGGAAAAGCTGTGGATTCAATGATTGTTGGAGATCTCGAGAAAATGGATTATACGGCGTATTTCTTTGATAACAATGATAAAGTTATTGCCATTAGCAGTTGTGGACCGACGCCAG GTCCCATTGTTGCAAGTTGGGCAGAATTCACTACACaaggaaaaacaatttatCGCAAAGACTTGGAATCAGATGCAAATGCGTGGCTTAAACAAATCAATAACTAa
- the LOC134834122 gene encoding apoptosis-inducing factor 3 isoform X1, which produces MGNCVSRSRKGKFVINENNNCFVVNMPHKKHATSVSSEETNKMPASTQQEPNNDFVEGVVCKETDLNENEMKTFELGDHGKVLVVKQHGQFKAVGTKCSHYGAPLVTGSLGDGRVRCPWHGACFNLTTGDIEDFPGADSLPCYQVNVEKNGDVKVRARKTELETNKRVKKLALRDNNDERTFVIVGAGPSGAICAETLRQEGFTGRVVLVGDEPYLPYDRIKVTKAMNVTVDKLLIRDQTYYDTNSIETMIGVKATELVPSTKEVVLSNGYRIKYDKVFVATGSSARKIDIPGADLKNVCVARNVDDAAFIQSQLNKDKHVVVLGVSFIGLEAAAYCVDKVASVTVIGRDNVPLKPVFGATIGGRIQKFLESKGIVFKMNNGLKKCISDDAGNLNSVELNDGEILKADLCVMGVGSTLNTEFLKNSGININKNGSIDVNEYLQTNFEDVFAGGDIANAPVFSSNNEKVTIGHYGLAQYHGRMAAFNMVGKTKALKAVPFFWTTLFGVSFRYSGHGKAVDSMIVGDLEKMDYTAYFFDNNDKVIAISSCGPTPGPIVASWAEFTTQGKTIYRKDLESDANAWLKQINN; this is translated from the exons atggGAAATTGCGTTTCAAGATCGAGAAAAGGAAAATTCGTGATAAACGAGAACAACAATTGTTTTGTTGTGAATATGCCGCACAAAAAACATGCAACAAGTGTTTCAAGTGAAG AAACGAACAAAATGCCTGCTTCAACACAACAAGAGCCTAACAATGATTTTGTCGAAGGCGTCGTTTGCAAAGAAACGGATCTAAACGAAAATGAGATGAAAACTTTCGAATTGGGCGATCACGGCAAAGTCTTAGTCGTCAAGCAACACGGACAATTCAAAGCTGTCGGCACAAAATGCAGTCATTACGGCGCTCCTCTCGTCACCGGATCCCTTGGCGATGGTCGAGTTCGTTGCCCCTGGCATGGCGCTTGCTTCAATTTAACCACAGGCGACATTGAAGATTTCCCAGGCGCCGATTCGCTTCCTTGTTACCAAGTtaatgtcgaaaaaaatggCGACGTGAAGGTCCGTGCTCGCAAAACTGAGttggaaacaaacaaaagggtCAAAAAATTAGCGTTGCgcgacaacaacgacgaacGAACATTTGTAATTGTGGGCGCTGGACCATCCGGGGCTATTTGCGCCGAGACATTACGTCAAGAGGGATTCACCGGAAGAGTTGTTTTGGTCGGCGACGAGCCTTATTTGCCTTATGATCGGATAAAAGTGACAAAAGCAATGAATGTGACAGTCGATAAACTGCTGATTCGCGATCAAACGTACTACGACACGAACTCGATCGAGACAATGATCGGCGTAAAGGCCACAGAATTGGTCCCAAGCACAAAAGAAGTCGTTTTGAGTAACGGATATCGCATCAAGTATGACAAAGTGTTTGTCGCAACGGGATCTTCAGCGCGAAAAATCGACATTCCGGGGGcagatttgaaaaatgtttgtgtgGCACGCAACGTTGACGACGCCGCCTTCATCCAAAGTCAACTGAACAAAGATAAGCATGTGGTTGTCTTGGGTGTGAGTTTTATCGGGTTAGAAGCAGCCGCATATTGCGTTGATAAAGTTGCCTCGGTAACCGTAATTGGTCGCGATAATGTCCCATTGAAACCCGTTTTTGGCGCGACAATCGGCGGTCGCATCCAAAAATTCCTCGAAAGTAAAGGAATTGTCTTCAAAATGAACAACGGcttgaaaaaatgcatttccgaCGATGCGGGCAACTTAAACTCCGTCGAACTGAATGAtggcgaaattttaaaagcggATTTGTGCGTTATGGGAGTCGGATCGACTTTAAATacggaatttttgaaaaactctggaattaatatcaacaaaaatggCAGTATTGATGTCAATGAGTACCTTCAAACGAATTTCGAGGATGTTTTTGCTGGAGGTGATATCGCCAATGCTCCTGTTTTTTCGAGTAACAATGAAAAAGTCACGATCGGGCATTATGGACTCGCGCAGTATCATGGAAGGATGGCAGCTTTTAATATGGTTGGAAAGACAAAAGCACTGAAAGCTGTTCCGTTCTTTTGGACGACGTTGTTTGGTGTGAGTTTCAGATATTCCGGGCATGGAAAAGCTGTGGATTCAATGATTGTTGGAGATCTCGAGAAAATGGATTATACGGCGTATTTCTTTGATAACAATGATAAAGTTATTGCCATTAGCAGTTGTGGACCGACGCCAG GTCCCATTGTTGCAAGTTGGGCAGAATTCACTACACaaggaaaaacaatttatCGCAAAGACTTGGAATCAGATGCAAATGCGTGGCTTAAACAAATCAATAACTAa
- the LOC134834154 gene encoding large ribosomal subunit protein mL63 has translation MRLTEFLLKRSVNGYIFRGKERLVKPVSRRSIETLHKEYQMQERNMLLLRHPYLTVEESHGHAKALGKKEKVFERWNKHNLVGKMKPHVVLEKRLGHLAVKDCWD, from the exons ATGCGTTTAACTGAGTTTCTTTTGAAAAGAAGCGTCAACGGATACATTTTCCGTGGCAAAGAACGTCTCGTGAAGCCCGTTTCTCGTCGGAGTATCGAAACATTGCACAAAGAATACCAAATGCAGGAAAGAAATATGCTTTTGTTGAGACATCCGTACCTCACAGTA gaagAATCACACGGTCACGCCAAAGCTTTGGGAAAGAAGGAAAAAGTGTTTGAACGATGGAACAAACATAATTTAGTGGGAAAAATGAAGCCTCATGTTGTCTTGGAGAAGCGATTAGGTCATTTGGCAGTGAAAGATTGTTGGGATTAA
- the LOC134834145 gene encoding deoxycytidylate deaminase: protein MMRNEDIKREDYISWPEYFMSIAFLAAKRSKDPSSQVGACIVNEDKKIVGVGYNGFPIGCDDNKFPWSKNAPDPLENKYMYVCHAEMNAILNKNCSDVRGCTIYVALFPCNECAKIIIQSGISKIVYLSDKHKEKASTIASKMMLDAAGVRYEQFMPKQKQIVIDFSEIDWNNMSQLPQTPRK, encoded by the coding sequence atgatgagaaaCGAAGACATCAAACGAGAAGATTACATTTCATGGCCCGAATATTTCATGTCAATAGCTTTTCTAGCAGCAAAAAGGAGTAAAGACCCATCATCGCAAGTCGGAGCCTGCATCGTTaacgaagacaaaaaaattgttggagtCGGATATAATGGATTCCCAATTGGATGTGACGACAACAAATTCCCATGGTCAAAAAACGCTCCGGATCCGctggaaaataaatacatgTACGTCTGTCATGCCGAAATGAACGCgattctcaataaaaattgcagCGATGTGAGGGGATGCACAATTTACGTCGCTCTTTTTCCCTGTAATGAAtgcgcaaaaataattattcagtccgggatttcaaaaattgtctatTTATCGGATAAGCACAAGGAAAAGGCATCAACGATCGCGTCGAAAATGATGTTAGATGCTGCGGGGGTGAGGTATGAGCAGTTTATGCCGAAACAGAAACAAATTGTGATAGATTTTTCGGAGATTGATTGGAATAACATGAGTCAACTGCCACAAACGCCGaggaaataa
- the LOC134838448 gene encoding uncharacterized protein F13E9.13, mitochondrial, with amino-acid sequence MQRFKQLFPLHRCNIIGMIHVGALPGTPKYERNFDKIIETAVHEAKIYENHSCDAILIENMHDVPYVQDQNLGPEITAAMTRITSEVKRALKTPTKVGIQILACGNRQALAVAKATGAHFVRAEGFVFSHVADEGFTDANAGKLLRYRKNIDAENVLVFTDIKKKHSSHSITQDVSLGETAHAAEFFLSDGVILTGTATGDAAKPADLEELYGKIKIPVLIGSGVTADNLEDYFDKAQGLIVGSYFKENGNWQNGLEESRVREFMQKVNKLRAKTNSK; translated from the exons atgcagcgTTTCAAGCAACTATTTCCCCTTCATCGATGCAATATTATTGGAATGATTCATGTAGGAGCCTTGCCag gaaCCCCGAAATATGagagaaattttgataaaattatcgaAACAGCTGTTCACGaagcaaaaatttacgaaaaccACTCTTGTGATgcaattttaatcgaaaatatgCATGATGTGCCTTACGTGCAAGATCAAAACTTGGGTCCCGAAATAACTGCTGCCATGACACGAATTACCTCGGAAGTGAAACGAGCTCTTAAAACTCCCACAAAAGTCGGCATTCAAATTCTCGCATGCGGAAATCGACAAGCTCTTGCAGTCGCCAAAGCAACTGGAGCTCATTTCGTGCGAGCTGAAGGATTTGTTTTCTCGCACGTGGCAGATGAGGGATTTACGGATGCCAATGCTGGAAAATTGCTGcgttacagaaaaaatattgatgccGAAAATGTTCTTGTTTTCACGGATATCAAGAAAAAGCACAGTTCGCATTCAATTACGCAAGATGTTAGTTTGGGAGAAACGGCGCATGCTGCGGAATTCTTTCTCTCGGATGGCGTGATTTTAACGGGAACCGCAACAGGAGATGCAGCAAAACCCGCAGATTTGGAGGaactttatggaaaaattaaaattccagTTTTGATTGGATCGGGAGTTACAGCGGATAATTTGGAAGATTATTTTGACAAGGCTCAAGGGTTGATTGTTGGTtcgtattttaaagaaaatggaaATTGGCAAAATGGTTTAGAAGAATCGCGTGTTAGAGAATTTATGCAGAAAGTGAATAAATTGAGGGCGAAAACgaattccaaataa